A DNA window from Undibacterium sp. YM2 contains the following coding sequences:
- a CDS encoding DKNYY domain-containing protein — protein sequence MLGQLKKYPPWVILMGIISFLFGCGNESAYYKKKGKWHYDGVVMDSQHELVNFTPIDDYFAKDARYAYYRGTPIFNGNDASDSASFQVLSKYYAKDKSMVFFCDTERDSKEYWSIKRIVIKKIRDADPASFRMMSDGYLARDKSHLFRQDKVVPVQDIDSFVLLDHFFAKDKLRGYYRENEIAGSDGLSFTPLDAHYAKDRTKIYYVDGFAIGGSLKGVSYGNFKVVEQGYAIDGIKAYYHGDVISKEDAASLQYLAMGYAKTSRQVFYYGKLIKAADAPSFAMLERFDGKVDATDKNGQYSAGAPVKASP from the coding sequence ATGCTAGGGCAACTCAAAAAATATCCACCCTGGGTCATCCTCATGGGCATCATCTCTTTCCTGTTTGGTTGCGGTAATGAATCCGCCTATTACAAAAAGAAGGGTAAATGGCATTACGATGGCGTGGTCATGGACAGCCAGCATGAGCTCGTCAACTTCACGCCCATAGACGACTATTTTGCCAAGGATGCGCGCTATGCCTATTACCGCGGCACGCCGATTTTTAACGGTAATGATGCCAGCGACAGCGCCAGTTTTCAGGTACTCAGTAAATACTATGCCAAGGACAAGTCCATGGTATTTTTTTGCGATACGGAGCGTGACAGCAAAGAATACTGGAGCATCAAACGCATAGTCATCAAAAAAATACGGGATGCTGACCCGGCCAGTTTCCGCATGATGAGCGATGGCTATCTTGCCAGGGATAAATCACATCTGTTCAGGCAGGACAAGGTAGTGCCAGTGCAGGATATAGACAGTTTCGTGCTGCTGGATCACTTTTTCGCCAAAGACAAATTGCGCGGCTATTACCGTGAGAATGAAATTGCAGGCAGTGACGGACTTAGTTTCACACCACTCGATGCCCACTATGCCAAAGACCGCACAAAAATTTATTACGTGGATGGCTTTGCCATAGGCGGAAGTCTCAAAGGCGTCAGCTACGGTAACTTCAAAGTAGTAGAACAAGGCTATGCGATTGATGGCATTAAAGCCTATTACCATGGCGATGTCATCAGTAAAGAAGATGCTGCCTCATTGCAGTATCTGGCAATGGGATATGCAAAAACCTCGCGCCAGGTTTTCTATTATGGAAAATTGATCAAAGCTGCAGATGCGCCCAGCTTTGCCATGCTTGAACGCTTTGATGGCAAGGTCGATGCAACAGATAAAAACGGGCAATACAGCGCAGGCGCCCCTGTCAAGGCCTCACCATAA
- a CDS encoding SH3 domain-containing protein, whose protein sequence is MSSALYSNVAHAEPEVTACKLKVFSIDPDADGSNIRSGPGSEHKVLTIIKDNDSQMDITGSAGKWLRVRQVSGVGGEVYFKGEGWVYAPLTGINAKASVSLRASPMVQSAMTGKIPAEAGASVQSCHGEWLEIQYKSAKGWMSPGSYCGNPVTTCS, encoded by the coding sequence ATGAGCAGCGCGCTGTACAGCAATGTGGCGCATGCCGAGCCTGAAGTGACCGCATGCAAGCTCAAAGTTTTTTCCATTGACCCTGACGCTGATGGCAGCAATATCCGCAGCGGCCCGGGTTCTGAACACAAGGTGTTGACCATCATCAAAGATAACGATTCACAAATGGACATCACAGGCTCTGCCGGAAAATGGCTGCGGGTTCGCCAGGTCAGCGGCGTGGGCGGCGAAGTATATTTCAAAGGAGAAGGCTGGGTATACGCGCCCCTGACTGGCATCAATGCAAAAGCAAGTGTCAGCCTGCGTGCCAGCCCGATGGTGCAGAGCGCGATGACAGGAAAAATCCCTGCAGAGGCAGGTGCATCAGTACAAAGCTGTCATGGCGAATGGCTGGAGATACAATATAAAAGCGCAAAGGGATGGATGTCACCTGGATCATATTGCGGCAATCCTGTGACGACCTGTTCATAG
- a CDS encoding ATP-binding cassette domain-containing protein has translation MTTSTTPKKTVLQATDLTFEYPDRPLFSNWSYDIPAGITLVLGGDGRGKTSLLQLLAGELTAQSGQVHIGDVALSAQPEAYRSQVFWVDPRTDVYDQMPVPDYFALVRKAYPGFDDAVLAQAIEGLGLTPHINKQMFMLSTGSKRKVWLAAAFAAGATISLLDDPFAALDKSSIEFITAMLNQLAANAARAWVLAMYVRPQGLALSGVIDLGD, from the coding sequence ATGACTACCTCCACGACCCCAAAAAAAACTGTCCTGCAAGCCACTGATCTGACTTTTGAATATCCTGACCGCCCTTTGTTTAGCAACTGGTCGTATGACATACCCGCAGGTATTACGCTGGTGCTCGGCGGTGATGGCCGGGGCAAGACCAGTTTGCTGCAATTGCTGGCAGGTGAATTAACTGCTCAAAGCGGGCAAGTGCATATAGGGGATGTGGCCTTGTCTGCGCAGCCTGAGGCATACCGCAGCCAGGTATTCTGGGTAGACCCGCGTACGGATGTTTATGATCAGATGCCTGTGCCGGACTATTTCGCTCTCGTGCGCAAGGCATACCCCGGTTTTGATGATGCGGTATTGGCACAAGCCATAGAGGGTCTTGGTTTGACACCGCATATCAACAAGCAGATGTTCATGTTATCGACAGGCAGCAAGCGCAAGGTCTGGCTGGCGGCAGCTTTTGCTGCCGGTGCGACCATCAGTTTGTTGGATGATCCTTTTGCTGCACTGGACAAATCATCGATAGAATTTATCACAGCCATGCTGAACCAGCTTGCCGCTAATGCAGCCAGGGCCTGGGTGCTGGCAATGTATGTGAGGCCGCAAGGCCTGGCCTTGTCTGGCGTGATAGATTTAGGAGACTGA
- a CDS encoding cupin domain-containing protein: MKIALTLFCCVLVANSNTCMAVAADTAPAMSIINEEEVKRDEPPPHGAIGMSTAYRISDAAPAPRSMEFRKRILHPGAEIGLHPIAHDEVYYVLSGTGSVTSDGKTAPLKAGMAAYLYKGAVVGIKQTGTEALSIIVSYPNIAH; the protein is encoded by the coding sequence ATGAAAATAGCGCTCACCTTATTTTGCTGCGTGCTGGTGGCAAACAGCAATACATGCATGGCCGTAGCAGCGGATACTGCACCCGCCATGAGCATCATCAATGAAGAAGAAGTCAAACGCGATGAGCCACCGCCCCACGGCGCGATAGGCATGTCCACGGCTTACCGCATCAGTGATGCAGCGCCGGCACCGCGCAGCATGGAATTCAGGAAACGCATACTGCACCCTGGTGCAGAAATAGGTTTGCACCCTATAGCCCATGACGAGGTTTATTATGTGCTCTCTGGCACAGGCAGCGTGACCTCAGATGGCAAGACTGCGCCCCTGAAAGCGGGCATGGCCGCCTACTTATACAAGGGCGCAGTAGTGGGTATCAAACAAACAGGGACAGAAGCCCTGAGCATTATCGTGAGCTATCCGAATATCGCTCACTGA
- a CDS encoding LysR family transcriptional regulator, with protein sequence MIELADMKLFVQAVLSGSLSAAGRELGFSPAVGSKRMSRLEAALGTRLLQRSSRHLSLTEEGALYFERCQAILLDVANAEAELGQGQTEPRGLLRVSSPVALGRHYIGPALAKFAGQYPGLQVQLSLSDQLIDLVASGFDCAIRIGANTDSRLLARTLANNRRIVCAAPDYLARHGKPKVPADLLQHSCILMQPSSAMHADWHFHSSTSGEEQTIRVRGNWLTDNGEQAHDWACAGLGLVRRSCWDMAAALKSGQLIEVLPEWADISAPIQIMYPSRHYLPLRTRLFIDLLVAEFASAENQNT encoded by the coding sequence ATGATAGAACTGGCCGATATGAAGCTGTTTGTCCAGGCTGTGCTGAGTGGCAGCCTGTCTGCTGCGGGCCGTGAACTGGGCTTTTCACCAGCCGTAGGCAGCAAGCGCATGAGCCGGCTGGAAGCTGCGCTGGGCACACGCCTGCTGCAACGCAGTTCACGTCACCTGAGCCTGACGGAAGAAGGTGCGCTGTATTTCGAGCGCTGCCAGGCCATTTTGTTGGATGTTGCCAATGCCGAGGCTGAACTGGGCCAGGGCCAGACTGAGCCGCGGGGCCTGCTCAGGGTATCGTCACCGGTTGCCCTGGGCAGGCATTACATAGGCCCGGCACTGGCGAAATTTGCAGGCCAGTATCCCGGTCTGCAGGTGCAACTGTCGCTCAGCGACCAGCTCATTGATCTCGTCGCATCCGGTTTCGATTGCGCCATCAGGATAGGGGCCAATACCGACTCACGCCTGCTTGCGCGCACACTGGCAAACAACAGGCGCATCGTTTGCGCTGCCCCGGACTATCTCGCCAGGCATGGCAAACCCAAAGTACCAGCAGATTTGCTGCAGCACAGTTGCATACTCATGCAGCCATCGTCAGCCATGCATGCAGACTGGCATTTTCATTCGAGCACATCCGGCGAAGAACAAACAATCAGGGTACGCGGCAACTGGCTGACCGATAATGGCGAACAGGCACATGACTGGGCATGTGCGGGTCTTGGTCTGGTCAGGCGTTCTTGCTGGGACATGGCAGCGGCCCTTAAAAGCGGCCAGTTGATTGAAGTTTTACCGGAGTGGGCAGATATCAGCGCACCGATACAAATCATGTATCCATCGCGCCACTACCTGCCGCTACGCACACGCCTGTTCATCGACTTGCTGGTAGCAGAATTTGCCAGTGCAGAAAATCAAAACACATAG
- a CDS encoding ester cyclase: MHAKFLAGLSLLLSIIAYASAAYAQDDLPVPRNIVADKSIPAAQQQNMALAARRYYAFWNTGDAQFAQAALADNFMDRNLPAGRPQGPQGALFASKNFRAAVPDLKLEVEEMLLVGDRVVGRLHFTGHFSGSFHGQQGDGRKVDFIATDIYRIADGRIAENWHLEDNLTLLQQLGVVKQ; the protein is encoded by the coding sequence ATGCATGCCAAATTTTTAGCAGGTCTTAGTCTATTATTAAGTATCATTGCTTATGCAAGCGCAGCTTATGCGCAAGACGACTTGCCAGTACCGCGTAACATCGTTGCCGACAAGTCCATCCCGGCTGCGCAGCAGCAAAACATGGCACTGGCGGCACGGCGTTACTATGCTTTCTGGAATACCGGCGACGCGCAGTTTGCACAAGCGGCGCTGGCAGATAATTTTATGGACAGGAATTTGCCAGCGGGCCGGCCACAAGGTCCTCAGGGCGCCTTGTTTGCCTCAAAAAATTTTCGTGCAGCCGTACCTGACCTGAAGCTGGAGGTGGAAGAGATGTTGCTGGTCGGTGACCGTGTCGTAGGTCGCCTGCATTTTACCGGTCACTTTAGCGGCAGCTTCCATGGACAGCAAGGCGATGGCCGCAAGGTCGATTTCATTGCGACAGATATTTACCGCATAGCTGATGGCCGCATTGCCGAGAACTGGCATCTGGAAGATAACCTGACTTTGTTGCAGCAATTGGGCGTCGTCAAACAATGA
- a CDS encoding polysaccharide deacetylase family protein, with protein MKNQINLPAGQFWPDGIRMVVSVSMQFEAGAQSEHQNGSPFPAMADTSLPDLPARTWFEYGAREGIPRMLDLWDKFKIPVTSHMVGQAVLQRPELAREIVQRGHEAAAHGHSWTPHWTMSEAEERASYIANIAAIEQATGTRPVGFNAFWLRGTPRTLGILQSLGFTYHIDDLSADEPMTTIVNDQAFAIVPYTLRNNDIARFGAEGPLTAQSFGQELRDEFDQLYIESEYRRRMMSVSLHDRIGGTPARVKMLGEFLQYALQHPGVVFMRKDKIAELALSMPDVPVK; from the coding sequence ATGAAAAACCAAATCAACTTGCCCGCCGGGCAGTTCTGGCCAGATGGCATACGCATGGTGGTTTCTGTTTCCATGCAGTTTGAAGCCGGTGCGCAATCAGAGCATCAGAATGGCTCACCTTTTCCTGCCATGGCAGATACCAGTCTGCCTGACTTGCCCGCCCGCACCTGGTTTGAATATGGTGCACGTGAAGGCATACCGCGCATGCTGGATTTGTGGGACAAATTCAAGATACCGGTGACTTCACACATGGTAGGGCAGGCGGTATTGCAAAGGCCGGAGCTTGCCAGGGAGATCGTCCAACGCGGTCATGAAGCGGCAGCGCATGGCCATAGCTGGACGCCGCACTGGACCATGAGCGAGGCTGAAGAGCGCGCATCGTATATCGCCAATATCGCAGCGATAGAACAGGCGACCGGCACACGGCCTGTCGGTTTTAATGCCTTCTGGTTGCGTGGCACTCCACGCACCCTGGGGATATTGCAGTCGCTGGGTTTCACTTATCACATTGATGATCTCAGTGCCGATGAACCGATGACGACCATAGTCAATGACCAGGCCTTTGCGATTGTGCCTTACACCTTGCGCAATAACGACATTGCCCGCTTTGGGGCTGAGGGGCCATTGACGGCGCAGTCTTTTGGCCAGGAGTTACGCGATGAATTTGATCAGTTGTATATAGAGTCTGAATACAGGCGGCGCATGATGTCTGTCTCTCTGCATGACCGCATAGGTGGTACTCCGGCGCGTGTCAAAATGCTAGGGGAGTTTTTGCAGTATGCCCTGCAACATCCTGGCGTGGTCTTCATGCGCAAGGACAAAATAGCTGAGCTGGCACTGAGTATGCCGGATGTGCCTGTGAAGTAA
- a CDS encoding glycine zipper 2TM domain-containing protein, translated as MKKFIPLALFLVAATACTTTPAQNEYSNVRAGGFQDQQAGDVGDIQDLRRTTLQKQGKTGATGAVVGAVTGAALGNQIGKGNGRKVSTVLGGVVGGVVGNSIAEQNSVVNVAGLEIVVRLRSNGSLITVTQEQQGRNYYVGQPVRVIYSQNMAQVLPL; from the coding sequence ATGAAAAAATTTATCCCACTGGCACTGTTTCTTGTTGCCGCTACGGCTTGCACAACCACTCCCGCGCAAAATGAATACAGCAATGTCAGGGCCGGTGGTTTCCAGGATCAACAGGCTGGCGATGTCGGCGATATTCAGGACTTGCGCAGAACTACGCTACAAAAGCAGGGGAAAACCGGGGCCACAGGTGCGGTCGTTGGTGCAGTGACAGGTGCCGCCCTGGGTAACCAGATAGGTAAGGGCAACGGCAGGAAGGTCAGCACCGTATTGGGAGGCGTGGTTGGCGGCGTAGTCGGCAATTCCATCGCAGAACAAAACTCCGTAGTCAACGTAGCGGGCCTGGAAATTGTCGTGCGCCTGCGCAGCAATGGCAGCCTGATCACTGTCACCCAGGAACAACAGGGACGCAACTATTACGTAGGCCAGCCAGTGCGGGTCATCTACTCGCAAAACATGGCGCAAGTGTTGCCCTTGTAA
- a CDS encoding O-acetylhomoserine aminocarboxypropyltransferase/cysteine synthase family protein, protein MKLETIAVHGGYTPDPTTRAVAVPIYQTVAYAFDNTQHGADLFDLKVQGNIYSRIMNPTNDVLEKRVAELEGGIAGLALASGQAAITYAIQTIAEAGDNIVSASTLYGGTYNLFAHTLPQFGIETRFADYRDPESFARLIDAKTKAVFVESIGNPLGNITDIEAIAKVAHRHGVPLIVDNTVPSPYLLRPIEFGADIVVHSLTKYLGGHGNSIGGIIVDSGKFPWAEHKERYKRLNEPDVSYHGVVYTEALGPAAYIGRARVVPLRNTGAALSPFNAFLILQGIETLALRLDRITDNTIKIAHYLDKHAKVKWVNYAGLPEHKDHALAQKYLGGKPSGILTFGLEGGRDAGGRFQDALQLFTRLVNIGDAKSLACHPASTTHRQLNPEELAKAGVTEDTVRLSIGIEHIDDLIADLEHALAAT, encoded by the coding sequence ATGAAGCTGGAAACCATAGCAGTACACGGTGGTTACACACCTGACCCGACCACGCGCGCTGTTGCCGTGCCTATTTATCAGACCGTTGCCTATGCCTTTGATAATACCCAGCATGGTGCGGATCTGTTTGATCTCAAAGTACAAGGTAATATTTATTCACGCATCATGAATCCCACCAATGATGTGCTGGAAAAACGCGTGGCTGAGCTCGAAGGCGGTATTGCCGGTCTGGCCCTGGCCTCGGGCCAGGCGGCAATCACCTATGCGATACAGACTATCGCCGAGGCGGGTGACAATATCGTCTCTGCCTCTACCCTGTATGGCGGTACCTATAATCTGTTCGCCCATACCCTGCCGCAGTTCGGCATAGAAACCCGTTTTGCTGATTACCGCGATCCTGAATCCTTTGCCAGGCTGATAGATGCTAAAACCAAGGCCGTGTTTGTAGAGTCTATCGGTAATCCGCTGGGTAATATCACAGACATCGAAGCGATTGCCAAAGTCGCCCACCGCCATGGCGTGCCGCTCATCGTTGATAACACCGTGCCTTCCCCTTATCTGTTGCGCCCTATAGAATTTGGTGCAGATATCGTTGTGCATTCACTGACCAAATACCTCGGTGGGCATGGCAATTCCATAGGTGGCATCATCGTTGATTCTGGCAAATTCCCCTGGGCTGAACATAAAGAAAGATACAAACGCCTGAATGAGCCTGACGTGTCTTATCACGGCGTGGTGTATACCGAAGCGCTGGGGCCTGCCGCCTACATAGGTCGCGCCCGTGTTGTGCCGCTGCGCAATACCGGCGCTGCGTTGTCGCCCTTCAATGCCTTCCTGATCTTGCAAGGCATAGAAACTCTGGCCTTGCGCCTGGACAGGATTACCGACAACACCATCAAGATTGCCCATTACCTGGACAAGCATGCGAAGGTGAAGTGGGTGAATTATGCCGGCTTGCCTGAACACAAGGACCATGCGCTGGCGCAGAAATACCTGGGCGGCAAACCGTCTGGCATCCTGACCTTTGGTCTCGAAGGCGGGCGTGACGCCGGTGGCCGCTTCCAGGACGCTTTGCAGTTATTCACCCGCCTGGTGAATATAGGCGATGCCAAGTCGCTGGCCTGTCATCCTGCCAGCACTACCCATCGTCAATTGAACCCTGAAGAGCTGGCCAAAGCCGGTGTCACTGAAGATACCGTGCGCTTGTCTATAGGCATAGAACACATTGATGACCTGATTGCTGATCTGGAGCATGCACTGGCTGCAACCTAG
- a CDS encoding cell wall metabolism sensor histidine kinase WalK: MQWSILVRQPKDVAMAGLYNLQREIMISGAILCIVLALLASLLARRMSSSLTKLSTFMEQRTQNRDSQAEQPLFPVVVPGFHEAQLLSTTIAGMLEKEEQYLTKIERSNQDLEATVIERTREIELKASQLENALQEQRVVQNRLQAITDNLPCIITFMDRQERYLFVNAFVTTEFGIKPEYLLGRTLREVVGDEFYKAHAPHVQAVLAGERVSFEGEGKLNRRTYYYQSVYVPAYDDAGQVTGFYAMSFDIADRKRVEMMMNEFVSMVSHELRTPLTSINGSLRLVAAGVAGQVPDKAQELITVAMRNGDRLLHLINDILDLEKIASGKMEFNFQFSQIGPMIQDAISANKSYADQYDVSIKWHEAYSEMMVNVDRHRVGQVLANLLSNAIKFSHKGGEVEVTVEMNLTRQRVKVIVTDHGCGIPPISITRYSRNSVRSMVPIPAKKVALAWV; encoded by the coding sequence TTGCAATGGAGCATACTGGTGCGCCAGCCCAAGGATGTTGCCATGGCTGGTTTGTATAACCTGCAGCGTGAAATCATGATTTCTGGCGCCATACTATGCATCGTGCTGGCACTGCTGGCATCGCTTTTGGCCAGGCGCATGTCCTCATCGCTGACTAAACTCAGTACCTTCATGGAACAACGTACCCAAAACCGCGATTCACAGGCAGAGCAACCGCTCTTCCCCGTTGTGGTTCCCGGCTTTCATGAAGCCCAGCTTTTATCGACCACGATAGCGGGAATGCTGGAAAAAGAAGAACAATACCTGACCAAGATCGAACGCAGCAATCAAGATCTCGAAGCAACCGTGATTGAACGCACGCGTGAAATTGAGCTGAAAGCCAGCCAACTGGAAAATGCCTTGCAGGAGCAACGCGTTGTACAAAATCGTTTGCAAGCCATTACAGATAACCTGCCCTGCATAATCACTTTCATGGACAGGCAAGAACGCTATTTATTCGTGAATGCTTTCGTCACGACAGAATTTGGCATCAAGCCCGAGTATCTGTTGGGGCGCACTTTGCGTGAAGTTGTTGGCGATGAATTTTACAAGGCCCATGCACCTCATGTGCAGGCAGTATTGGCGGGTGAACGTGTCAGCTTTGAAGGCGAGGGTAAATTAAATAGACGTACCTACTATTATCAGTCTGTGTATGTGCCTGCCTATGACGATGCCGGCCAAGTCACGGGGTTTTATGCGATGAGCTTTGATATTGCTGACCGCAAGCGGGTGGAGATGATGATGAATGAGTTCGTCTCCATGGTCAGCCATGAGCTGCGTACTCCACTGACATCGATCAATGGCTCGCTGCGCCTGGTAGCCGCCGGCGTTGCTGGCCAGGTGCCGGATAAAGCCCAGGAACTGATAACCGTTGCAATGCGCAATGGTGACCGCCTGCTGCACTTGATCAATGATATTCTCGACCTGGAAAAAATCGCCTCCGGCAAGATGGAATTCAATTTCCAGTTCAGCCAGATTGGCCCGATGATCCAGGATGCCATCAGTGCCAACAAGTCGTATGCCGATCAATATGATGTCAGCATCAAATGGCATGAGGCTTATTCCGAAATGATGGTCAATGTCGATCGTCACCGCGTTGGCCAGGTACTTGCCAATCTTTTGTCAAACGCGATCAAGTTCTCTCACAAAGGGGGCGAAGTAGAAGTGACGGTGGAAATGAATTTGACCAGACAAAGAGTCAAGGTCATCGTTACCGACCATGGCTGCGGCATACCCCCAATTTCCATAACAAGATATTCCAGAAATTCAGTCAGGTCGATGGTTCCAATACCCGCAAAAAAGGTGGCACTGGCCTGGGTTTGA
- a CDS encoding cache domain-containing protein, whose translation MATAKSTSYPRLATLLTLGVSAVVLCTVLSALLLVDHFAKNYAQKEAEQRLQQVAWQMRDALDQVMQKSVSDVQLLAQLNEIKDGKDPADVRRILDHLQHNFSDYAWIGLADPEGKVLASTKGMLEGQDVSKRPWFIEGKKALYAGDYHPALLLQKLLPYSVDPWRFVDVSIPVYNSDGKLRGVLGVHLSWNWTRNLVQNILVPADKQYAAEIMVAREDGTVLLGPLKMEESKISPNSLMLSRSGKSGVTEEVWEGPQKYLTAYTMSGQARNYPPCNGAYWCASPRMLPWLVCITCSVKS comes from the coding sequence ATGGCAACAGCTAAATCTACTTCATACCCCCGGCTTGCGACCTTGTTGACACTGGGTGTCAGTGCCGTGGTTCTGTGCACCGTGCTGTCAGCCCTGTTGCTGGTAGATCACTTTGCCAAGAACTATGCACAGAAAGAGGCAGAACAGAGACTGCAGCAAGTCGCCTGGCAAATGCGTGATGCCCTGGACCAGGTCATGCAAAAATCAGTCAGTGATGTGCAGTTACTGGCACAGCTCAATGAGATCAAGGATGGCAAAGACCCGGCAGACGTACGTCGCATTCTCGACCACCTGCAACACAATTTCTCTGACTATGCCTGGATAGGCCTGGCTGATCCTGAAGGTAAAGTGCTGGCATCTACCAAGGGCATGCTGGAAGGCCAGGATGTCAGCAAACGGCCATGGTTCATAGAAGGAAAAAAAGCCCTGTATGCAGGTGATTACCACCCTGCCCTGCTGCTGCAAAAACTCTTGCCTTACAGCGTAGATCCCTGGCGTTTCGTGGATGTATCCATCCCTGTCTATAATTCCGATGGCAAGTTGCGTGGTGTGCTGGGCGTGCACCTGAGCTGGAACTGGACGCGCAATCTGGTACAAAACATACTGGTACCCGCTGACAAACAATATGCGGCAGAAATCATGGTGGCGCGGGAAGATGGCACCGTCTTGCTGGGTCCGCTGAAGATGGAAGAGAGCAAGATATCTCCTAACAGCCTGATGCTGTCGCGTTCGGGTAAGAGTGGCGTGACGGAAGAAGTATGGGAAGGCCCGCAGAAATATCTGACTGCCTACACCATGAGTGGACAGGCACGTAATTACCCGCCTTGCAATGGAGCATACTGGTGCGCCAGCCCAAGGATGTTGCCATGGCTGGTTTGTATAACCTGCAGCGTGAAATCATGA
- a CDS encoding rhodanese-like domain-containing protein gives MTASPLIESPTEPLTLTVARQRAKDAGLPFAGSVSPEEAWVLQQQGQAVIVDVRSNEERKFVGHLPDSLHVAWATGTALTRNPRFVKELEGKLKDKQSVVLLLCRSGKRSALAAEAASKAGLSNVFNIEQGFEGELDEAQQRGHSGGWRFHKLPWVQD, from the coding sequence ATGACAGCTTCCCCACTTATTGAGTCCCCAACTGAACCTTTGACATTGACTGTTGCCCGCCAGCGAGCCAAAGACGCTGGCCTGCCATTTGCTGGAAGTGTCTCTCCTGAAGAGGCGTGGGTGTTGCAGCAGCAAGGCCAGGCCGTGATTGTTGATGTGCGTAGCAATGAAGAACGCAAGTTCGTTGGCCATTTGCCAGACAGCCTGCATGTAGCCTGGGCGACAGGCACGGCACTCACGCGCAACCCGCGCTTTGTCAAAGAGCTCGAAGGCAAACTCAAGGACAAGCAGAGCGTGGTCTTGCTGCTTTGTCGCAGTGGTAAACGCTCGGCATTGGCAGCAGAAGCTGCCAGCAAGGCCGGTTTGTCGAATGTCTTCAATATAGAACAGGGTTTCGAAGGCGAGCTGGATGAGGCGCAGCAGCGCGGGCATAGTGGCGGCTGGCGCTTTCACAAGCTGCCCTGGGTGCAGGATTGA
- the epsC gene encoding serine O-acetyltransferase EpsC — protein MGQALQQTKEIRASLFGIEQVVSELAVVRHAWRRRQQRSAEPGGRELPSRDALAKILNDLRGALFPMRLGPPELRQESEDFYVGHTLDTVLHSLLGQVRLELSYASRYHEEEGLHIDDRALTIVREFSRALPGIRSLLDSDVISAYQGDPAARTVDEVLLCYPGILAMIHHRIAHQLYQLGVPLLARIVAEIAHGQTGIDIHPGASIGAGFFIDHGTGVVIGETAIIGQRVRIYQAVTLGAKRFPSDDDGKLQKGLPRHPIVEDDVVIYAGATVLGRVIIGRGAIVGGNVWVTSDVAAGSHVSQASLRHEQQNPVSLV, from the coding sequence ATGGGACAAGCATTGCAACAGACTAAAGAGATACGCGCCTCGCTGTTTGGCATAGAGCAGGTTGTCAGCGAGCTGGCAGTAGTGCGCCATGCCTGGAGGCGTCGCCAGCAAAGATCAGCCGAACCTGGCGGGCGTGAATTGCCATCGCGTGATGCACTCGCAAAAATCCTCAATGACTTGCGTGGTGCCTTGTTCCCCATGCGCCTGGGGCCGCCTGAATTGCGGCAAGAAAGTGAAGATTTTTATGTAGGTCATACACTCGATACTGTCCTGCATTCTCTGCTGGGTCAGGTCAGGCTGGAACTCAGCTATGCCTCGCGCTATCACGAAGAAGAGGGCCTGCATATCGATGACCGCGCCCTGACGATAGTGCGTGAATTTTCCCGCGCCTTGCCTGGCATACGCTCATTGCTGGACAGCGATGTCATCTCAGCCTATCAGGGTGACCCGGCGGCGCGCACGGTCGATGAAGTCTTGTTGTGCTACCCCGGCATACTGGCGATGATACATCACCGTATCGCCCATCAACTATACCAGCTAGGCGTACCACTGCTGGCGCGTATTGTTGCCGAGATTGCGCATGGCCAGACCGGCATAGACATTCACCCCGGTGCCAGCATAGGCGCTGGCTTTTTTATTGATCATGGTACTGGCGTGGTGATAGGTGAGACTGCCATCATCGGCCAGCGCGTGCGTATCTATCAGGCCGTCACGCTGGGGGCAAAACGTTTCCCCAGTGATGATGATGGCAAGCTGCAAAAGGGTTTGCCGCGTCACCCCATCGTGGAAGATGATGTGGTGATCTATGCCGGTGCCACGGTACTGGGCCGCGTCATCATAGGCCGCGGTGCCATCGTTGGCGGCAATGTCTGGGTCACCAGCGATGTGGCGGCGGGCAGCCATGTCAGCCAGGCCAGCTTGCGGCACGAACAGCAAAATCCCGTTTCTCTGGTTTGA